In the Myxococcota bacterium genome, one interval contains:
- the dinB gene encoding DNA polymerase IV has product MDRERVVLHADMDAFYASVEQRDHPELRGRPVAVGGDGNRGVVSAASYEARRYGVHSAMPSVEAKRRCPDLVFVRGSMGRYAAESKRIFEIFRRFTPVVQGLSLDEAFLDLTGTERLWGPARAVGEALRQAVREETDLPVSVGIAPVKMVAKIASDLAKPDGLLEVERGGVAAFLEPLPVRRIWGVGPVAEQRLVTAGFRTIGDLVRADPTRLEAQLGDWGLALSRLGRGRDLSEVEPYRDAVSYSEENTFGDDVSDRSVLEAALITHAESVARRLRRDRLRARTVVLKLKLARRVSAGPRGYPLLTRRATLAEPSDDGACLSETATRLLSRAALEEPVRLLGVGATNLVSADTGQLALFASPRKEQRDRLNRALDAIQDRFGSGAVVRGDARHASRAGLSHQQKRGADPSD; this is encoded by the coding sequence ATGGACCGCGAACGCGTCGTGCTCCACGCCGATATGGATGCCTTCTACGCATCCGTCGAGCAGCGCGACCACCCGGAGTTGCGCGGTCGTCCGGTCGCCGTCGGAGGGGACGGCAACCGGGGCGTCGTCTCCGCGGCGAGCTACGAAGCGCGTCGCTACGGCGTTCATTCGGCGATGCCGAGTGTGGAGGCGAAGCGGCGCTGTCCGGACCTCGTGTTCGTGCGCGGCTCGATGGGACGCTACGCCGCCGAGTCGAAGCGGATCTTCGAGATCTTCCGGCGCTTCACGCCCGTCGTGCAGGGGCTCTCCCTGGACGAGGCATTCCTCGACCTCACCGGCACCGAGCGCCTGTGGGGGCCGGCGCGCGCGGTCGGAGAGGCGCTGCGTCAGGCGGTGCGCGAGGAGACCGACCTACCCGTATCGGTGGGGATCGCGCCGGTGAAGATGGTCGCGAAGATCGCCAGCGATCTCGCGAAGCCCGACGGTTTGCTGGAAGTGGAGCGAGGGGGCGTCGCCGCCTTCCTCGAGCCCCTGCCCGTCCGTCGCATCTGGGGCGTGGGGCCGGTCGCCGAGCAACGCCTGGTGACGGCGGGCTTTCGCACGATTGGCGATCTCGTGCGCGCGGACCCGACAAGGCTCGAAGCCCAGCTAGGGGACTGGGGGCTGGCCCTCTCGCGCCTCGGTCGCGGTCGCGATCTCTCCGAGGTCGAGCCCTACCGCGACGCCGTGTCCTACAGCGAGGAGAACACCTTCGGTGACGACGTCTCGGACCGGTCGGTGCTCGAGGCCGCGCTGATCACCCACGCCGAGTCGGTGGCGCGCCGTCTGCGCCGAGACCGGCTGCGCGCGCGCACCGTCGTGCTCAAGCTGAAGCTCGCGCGGCGCGTCTCCGCCGGGCCGCGCGGTTACCCGTTGCTCACCCGCCGTGCCACGCTGGCCGAACCCAGCGACGATGGGGCCTGCCTGTCCGAGACGGCGACGCGCCTCTTGTCGCGCGCCGCACTCGAGGAGCCCGTGCGTCTGTTGGGCGTGGGCGCAACGAATCTGGTGAGCGCGGACACGGGACAGCTCGCGCTCTTCGCGTCGCCGCGCAAAGAGCAGCGCGACCGGTTGAACCGCGCGCTCGACGCGATCCAGGATCGCTTCGGCAGTGGCGCGGTGGTGCGGGGAGACGCCCGACACGCCTCACGCGCGGGACTCTCGCACCAGCAGAAGCGGGGAGCGGACCCGAGCGACTAG
- a CDS encoding methyltransferase domain-containing protein → MEVGSIIPSSRFLERKITEAVRADSAKLLVELGPGTGGTTRALLRAMGPEARLLAIEINPGFVEVLSRWPDKRLIAHEGSATDIRGILEKLELPAPDVVVSGIPFSTMTRPLGRDILRSVHDALAPDGAFVAYQVRDRVHALGREVFGRAAIKRELRNVPPMRVYRWEKQAA, encoded by the coding sequence ATGGAAGTGGGCTCCATCATTCCGAGTTCGCGGTTCCTGGAGCGGAAGATCACGGAAGCCGTGCGTGCCGACAGCGCGAAGCTGCTCGTCGAGCTCGGTCCCGGCACCGGCGGAACCACCCGCGCCCTGCTGCGCGCCATGGGACCCGAAGCGCGCCTGCTCGCCATCGAGATCAACCCGGGCTTCGTGGAAGTGCTCTCTCGCTGGCCCGACAAGCGCTTGATCGCGCACGAAGGCAGCGCCACCGACATCCGCGGCATCCTCGAGAAGCTCGAGCTTCCCGCCCCGGACGTCGTCGTCTCCGGCATTCCCTTCTCGACCATGACGCGTCCCCTGGGCCGCGACATCCTGCGCTCCGTGCACGACGCGCTCGCTCCCGATGGCGCCTTCGTCGCCTACCAGGTGCGCGACCGGGTCCACGCCCTGGGCCGCGAGGTGTTCGGCCGGGCTGCAATCAAGCGGGAGCTACGCAACGTCCCGCCGATGCGCGTCTACCGCTGGGAAAAGCAGGCGGCCTAG
- a CDS encoding DNA polymerase Y family protein, with product MRIACLRVADLPLAAEQRAHPERIEPRFAVATGTQPRAELISVSRAAAQEGVRRGMSVAHARSVCASLELRVASPALDQATREALLDAAFACAPRAELVPRGSGFFSEEAVVFVDASGTGSLFRSERGFATALAAAARRLGLAADVTVASSRTVALLAARQLSLPTASSSSEEPAERVLCLVEAQETSFLAPLPIDLLDPEDAVAETLTQFGVRRIRDLLRLPRRGLATRIGAPVLRLIAEAQGKATDPPLPEAHETALREALDLEYPAGRLEPLLFVLQGLLSRLIERLDARHLGCGDWQLELVFEDQGRDVRQIGVAAPTQDLRVLMRLVHQSLESRPPTAPVASVSLEARGLPLCRDQLDLFRPAGPAPAVLGETLAALQSLCGEARVGRPVASDTHHPDRYALEEFAPPKAQSDEKSAGAFTGGLALRAFRPPLRVQVQLQADTPVRIRSSIANGRVVRCAGPWRTTGGWWSPEGRFAFDSYDVETEDGWVVRLRFDHRERAWQIDAVYD from the coding sequence ATGCGCATCGCTTGCTTGCGCGTCGCCGACCTTCCGCTGGCCGCCGAGCAACGGGCCCACCCCGAGCGCATCGAGCCACGCTTCGCCGTGGCGACGGGAACCCAACCGCGCGCCGAGCTCATCTCGGTATCTCGCGCCGCTGCGCAGGAAGGCGTGCGACGTGGCATGAGCGTGGCCCACGCCCGGAGCGTGTGCGCTTCGCTCGAGCTGCGCGTGGCCTCTCCGGCTCTCGACCAGGCCACACGCGAAGCCTTGCTCGACGCCGCGTTCGCCTGCGCTCCCCGCGCCGAACTCGTCCCGCGCGGCAGTGGATTCTTCTCGGAAGAGGCCGTCGTCTTCGTCGATGCCTCGGGGACCGGATCCCTGTTCCGCAGCGAACGCGGTTTCGCGACGGCCCTCGCCGCGGCCGCGCGCAGGCTCGGCCTGGCCGCCGACGTGACCGTGGCTTCGTCGCGCACCGTCGCGCTGCTCGCCGCGCGTCAGCTCTCGCTGCCGACCGCCTCTTCGTCCTCCGAGGAGCCGGCCGAGCGCGTGCTGTGTCTGGTCGAAGCGCAGGAAACGAGTTTCCTGGCGCCGCTCCCCATCGACCTGCTCGACCCCGAAGACGCCGTCGCCGAAACGTTGACACAGTTCGGAGTACGTCGGATCCGCGACCTGCTACGACTGCCTCGACGCGGACTCGCCACGCGAATCGGCGCGCCTGTCTTGCGCCTGATCGCCGAGGCCCAGGGGAAGGCCACCGACCCTCCCCTGCCCGAAGCGCACGAGACCGCACTGCGCGAAGCGCTCGATCTCGAATACCCCGCCGGACGACTCGAACCCCTGCTCTTCGTCCTGCAGGGATTGCTGTCCCGTTTGATCGAACGCCTGGATGCGCGCCATCTCGGCTGCGGCGATTGGCAACTCGAGCTCGTGTTCGAGGATCAGGGTCGCGACGTCCGCCAGATCGGTGTCGCGGCCCCCACCCAGGATCTGCGGGTCCTGATGCGGCTCGTGCATCAGAGCCTCGAATCACGCCCTCCCACGGCACCCGTCGCGTCCGTCTCCCTCGAAGCGCGCGGGCTTCCCCTGTGCCGGGATCAGCTCGATCTGTTTCGGCCTGCGGGTCCCGCTCCCGCCGTGCTGGGCGAAACCCTCGCGGCCCTGCAGAGCCTGTGTGGAGAAGCCCGGGTCGGACGCCCCGTTGCCTCGGACACCCACCACCCCGATCGCTACGCGCTCGAGGAATTCGCACCCCCTAAGGCGCAAAGCGACGAGAAGAGCGCTGGCGCGTTCACTGGGGGTCTGGCCCTACGGGCTTTCCGCCCACCCCTCCGGGTGCAGGTGCAGCTACAGGCCGACACCCCCGTCCGCATCCGCAGCAGCATCGCCAACGGGCGTGTCGTGCGATGCGCGGGCCCCTGGCGTACCACGGGCGGCTGGTGGTCCCCCGAAGGACGTTTCGCCTTCGACAGCTACGACGTCGAGACCGAAGACGGCTGGGTCGTGCGCCTGCGCTTCGACCACCGGGAACGCGCGTGGCAGATCGACGCCGTCTACGACTGA
- the purN gene encoding phosphoribosylglycinamide formyltransferase yields MESLRVAVLLSGEGTSLENLFEHVDAGLPARVEVVIASKASAGGLARAERRGVPARAVPRRDHTDVARFNDALHAVLAEYEVDLVLLLGFLSPFELRERFAGRVINVHPALIPAFSGKGFYGHHVHEAVIEAGVKVSGATVHFADDAYDRGPIILQRAVEVGEEDTADSLAAKVQAVERALVPEAVQLFAEGRLTVEGRRVRIKARS; encoded by the coding sequence ATGGAATCGCTGCGTGTGGCCGTGCTCCTCTCGGGGGAGGGAACCAGCCTCGAGAATCTCTTCGAGCACGTCGACGCCGGTCTGCCGGCGCGCGTCGAGGTGGTGATCGCGTCGAAGGCCAGCGCCGGGGGGTTGGCGCGGGCCGAGCGTCGCGGCGTGCCGGCTCGGGCGGTCCCCCGCCGAGACCACACGGACGTGGCGCGCTTCAACGACGCCCTGCACGCGGTGCTGGCCGAGTACGAGGTCGACCTGGTCCTGCTGCTGGGCTTCCTATCGCCCTTCGAGCTGCGCGAGCGGTTCGCGGGCCGGGTCATCAACGTCCACCCGGCCCTGATCCCGGCCTTCTCGGGCAAGGGCTTCTACGGCCATCACGTCCACGAGGCGGTGATCGAAGCCGGCGTGAAGGTGTCCGGCGCCACCGTGCATTTCGCCGACGACGCCTACGACCGGGGGCCGATCATCCTGCAGCGGGCGGTCGAAGTGGGCGAGGAGGACACGGCGGATTCGCTGGCGGCGAAGGTCCAGGCCGTCGAGCGCGCGCTGGTCCCCGAGGCCGTGCAGTTGTTCGCCGAGGGGCGGCTCACCGTCGAGGGGCGCCGGGTTCGCATCAAGGCCCGCTCCTAG
- a CDS encoding carbohydrate kinase family protein, with translation MSILVSGSLALDHIMVFPDRFASHILPDQVHALNVSFNITSLETHYGGVAGNIAFHLRQLGSDPLVLATVGSDFGPYAAWLDQHGVRRDAVAVLDDVRTAQGFVTTDREDCQIWAFYEGAMARAHEARVEDVKEPVELAIVSANGKQAMLEHARALKAQGVPTYIDPSHGLPILSAEELLELIDGAAGYFVNDYEWKLTLEQTGRSEAEIQARCESVIITKGSEGSEIRTGDETLQFEPVKARKVVDPTGCGDAYRAGFLHALAAGKSLDVAGRLGGLLGSWQVEEEGAQALQYDAAVAAERYREAFGRDL, from the coding sequence GTGTCGATTCTCGTCTCCGGCTCTCTGGCTCTCGATCACATCATGGTGTTTCCCGACCGTTTCGCGAGCCACATCCTGCCCGATCAGGTGCATGCGCTGAACGTGTCGTTCAACATCACCAGCCTCGAGACCCACTACGGCGGCGTCGCCGGGAACATCGCGTTTCATCTCCGGCAGTTGGGCTCGGACCCGCTGGTACTGGCGACGGTGGGCTCCGACTTCGGTCCCTACGCGGCCTGGCTCGATCAACACGGCGTGCGCCGCGACGCGGTCGCGGTGCTGGACGACGTGCGCACTGCCCAGGGCTTCGTGACGACGGACCGCGAGGATTGCCAGATCTGGGCGTTCTACGAAGGGGCGATGGCGCGGGCGCACGAGGCGCGCGTCGAAGACGTCAAGGAACCCGTCGAGCTCGCCATCGTGTCGGCGAACGGCAAGCAGGCGATGCTCGAACACGCCCGCGCGTTAAAGGCGCAGGGCGTTCCGACCTACATCGACCCGAGTCACGGCCTGCCGATCCTCTCGGCCGAAGAGCTGCTCGAGCTGATCGATGGCGCTGCCGGCTACTTCGTGAACGACTACGAATGGAAGCTCACCCTCGAGCAGACCGGCCGCTCCGAGGCGGAGATCCAGGCGCGGTGCGAGAGCGTCATCATCACGAAGGGGTCCGAGGGGTCCGAGATCCGCACCGGGGACGAGACGCTACAGTTCGAGCCGGTGAAGGCGCGGAAGGTGGTCGACCCGACCGGCTGCGGCGACGCCTACCGCGCCGGTTTCCTGCACGCGCTGGCCGCGGGCAAGTCACTCGACGTCGCCGGTCGTCTCGGCGGCCTGCTCGGTTCGTGGCAGGTCGAGGAAGAAGGCGCCCAGGCGCTGCAGTACGACGCGGCCGTTGCGGCCGAGCGCTACCGCGAAGCCTTCGGGCGCGACCTCTAG
- a CDS encoding NAD(P)/FAD-dependent oxidoreductase, producing the protein MQRDCDAVVIGGGVVGAAVAAGLARRGLAVMGFERREAFALETSSRNSEVIHAGIYYPPGSWKARLCVSGREALYAFCAERRVPHRKLGKWIVATHADEHAVLEDLRARGTENGVPGLRFLGEAERRAEPSLACIAALESPETGIVDSHALCAALVAESESLGTVWLLEREVRGIERVSAGYRLEVHSEAHGTERVSAACVVNAAGLFSDRVAALAGIDLDAAGYRLYWCKGDYFALARRDALVVSRLLYPVPTGAGLGVHVTLDLAGGVRFGPDAHYVDTLDYGVDASRAGAFGGALRRYLPALEDAWLVPAFAGLRPKLSGPGEGVRDFVLAEESARGLPGFVNLIGIESPGLTASLAIADAVTEMVRSV; encoded by the coding sequence GTGCAACGCGACTGCGACGCGGTCGTGATCGGCGGAGGCGTGGTCGGTGCCGCGGTCGCTGCCGGTCTCGCACGTCGCGGTCTCGCGGTAATGGGTTTCGAGCGCCGCGAGGCCTTCGCACTCGAGACCTCGTCCCGCAACAGCGAAGTCATCCACGCGGGCATCTACTACCCGCCCGGATCGTGGAAGGCCCGGCTCTGTGTGTCGGGGCGCGAAGCGTTGTACGCGTTCTGCGCCGAGCGTCGTGTGCCGCATCGAAAGCTCGGCAAGTGGATCGTCGCGACCCACGCCGACGAGCATGCCGTGCTGGAGGACCTGCGCGCGCGCGGGACCGAGAACGGCGTCCCCGGTCTGCGCTTCCTTGGGGAGGCGGAGCGTCGTGCCGAGCCGTCCCTCGCATGTATCGCAGCGCTGGAATCTCCGGAGACCGGAATCGTCGACAGCCACGCCCTGTGTGCGGCGCTCGTGGCGGAGAGCGAGTCCCTGGGGACGGTGTGGCTGCTCGAACGGGAGGTGCGCGGCATCGAACGCGTCTCGGCGGGGTACCGCCTCGAGGTGCATTCGGAGGCCCACGGTACCGAGCGCGTCTCGGCAGCCTGCGTCGTCAACGCCGCGGGACTCTTCAGCGATCGCGTGGCGGCGCTGGCTGGAATCGATCTCGATGCCGCGGGCTATCGCCTGTATTGGTGTAAGGGGGACTACTTCGCGCTCGCGCGACGCGATGCGCTCGTCGTGTCGCGGCTGCTGTATCCCGTCCCCACCGGCGCCGGGCTCGGTGTCCACGTCACCCTCGACCTGGCCGGCGGCGTTCGCTTCGGTCCCGACGCCCACTATGTGGACACGCTCGACTACGGCGTCGACGCGTCTCGAGCGGGCGCCTTCGGTGGAGCGCTGCGGCGCTACCTCCCGGCGTTGGAGGATGCGTGGCTCGTGCCCGCTTTCGCGGGCCTCCGACCCAAGCTGTCCGGCCCGGGCGAGGGCGTTCGCGATTTCGTTCTCGCGGAAGAGTCGGCGCGCGGTTTGCCCGGGTTCGTCAATCTGATCGGCATCGAGTCACCGGGCCTCACGGCATCCCTGGCGATCGCCGACGCGGTCACGGAGATGGTCAGGAGCGTCTGA
- a CDS encoding protein phosphatase 2C domain-containing protein — MRTGLLLGREHELLDAVASVSEGPVAIALSRGGAPKTYDHRDPNEDACAFASTEHAVMLAVADGHWGAGGAACVLERLLAEHAKRWTAPNAIALAERWWDEAPEVVDDLQQHLLRSSDPQPIGRTTLSLCVARPEEGWLLGLAVGDSHLFRIEDDRARELCPLPARSDLRFLGDATLDRDALSKGIRAVVERDVSGGALLLATDGLSETGIGVHDPVGAAAECAVAAEHAPNALRSLEGARCLLERAMDAHRTNAAGDNIATAAFWWGA; from the coding sequence ATGCGCACGGGACTCTTGCTGGGACGCGAGCACGAGCTGCTCGATGCGGTGGCATCGGTGTCCGAGGGACCGGTCGCGATCGCCCTCTCCCGGGGTGGCGCGCCGAAGACCTACGACCACCGCGACCCGAACGAAGACGCCTGCGCGTTCGCGAGCACCGAGCACGCCGTGATGCTCGCCGTGGCCGATGGACACTGGGGCGCTGGGGGGGCCGCGTGCGTTCTGGAGCGCCTCCTGGCCGAGCACGCGAAGCGTTGGACCGCACCGAATGCCATCGCCCTGGCCGAGCGCTGGTGGGACGAGGCGCCCGAGGTGGTCGACGACCTGCAACAGCACCTGCTGCGCTCGTCGGACCCGCAGCCAATCGGGCGCACGACCTTGTCACTCTGCGTCGCGCGTCCCGAGGAAGGCTGGCTGCTCGGACTCGCGGTCGGGGACAGTCACCTGTTCCGGATCGAGGACGACCGGGCGCGCGAGCTCTGCCCCCTCCCGGCACGCTCGGACCTGCGCTTTCTCGGCGACGCCACCCTCGATCGCGATGCGCTCTCGAAGGGCATCCGTGCGGTCGTGGAACGGGACGTGTCGGGCGGCGCGCTGCTGCTCGCGACCGACGGACTCTCGGAGACCGGGATCGGCGTCCACGACCCGGTGGGCGCCGCGGCGGAGTGCGCCGTCGCGGCCGAACACGCGCCGAACGCGCTGCGCAGCCTGGAGGGCGCGCGGTGTCTGCTCGAACGTGCGATGGACGCCCACCGCACGAACGCCGCCGGCGACAACATCGCCACCGCCGCGTTCTGGTGGGGGGCCTGA